A window of the Chiloscyllium plagiosum isolate BGI_BamShark_2017 chromosome 13, ASM401019v2, whole genome shotgun sequence genome harbors these coding sequences:
- the ccnl1a gene encoding cyclin-L1a: protein MSFRNYMNDSLRTSVFVRFKPETIACACIYLAARALQIVLPNRPHWFVLFGAKEEEIQDICITTLKLYTRKKPNYEHVEKEVEKRKVALQEAKLKAKGLNPDGTPALSTLGGFSPGSKPCSPREAKSEDKTPGIQNAKAIKKEPEDRQLNSKSPYNGLRKESKPSRNSRSASRSRSRTRSRSRSPRRHYNRRSRSGTYSSRSRSRSHSHSMSPRRRHNHVSPHIKSKSHRGEETKISIRHGHKRKKSHSRSHSRSKSRERCDLVKKRRHEKEHHRDRHERSHSYERSHKSKHHSSSHSGHSRHRR from the exons ATGTCTTTCAGGAATTACATGAATGACAGTCTGCGCACAAGTGTATTTGTCCGGTTTAAGCCAGAAACCATAGCATGTGCATGCATCTACCTTGCAGCTAGAGCTTTACAA attGTTTTACCAAATCGCCCTCATTGGTTTGTGCTTTTTGGTGCAAAAGAAGAGGAAATCCAGGATATTTGCATCACGACTTTGAAACTTTATACCCGAAAGAAG CCTAACTATGAGCATGTGGAGAAAGAAGTAGAGAAGAGGAAAGTTGCATTACAGGAAGCTAAATTAAAAGCCAAAGGATTGAACCCTGATGGAACTCCTGCACTTTCCACTTTGGGAGGCTTCTCTCCAGGTTCTAAACCTT GTTCACCCAGAGAAGCTAAGTCCGAAGACAAGACGCCTGGAATTCAGAATGCTAAAGCAATCAAAAAGGAGCCTGAAGACCGTCAGTTGAACTCTAAAAGTCCATACAACGG GCTGAGAAAAGAAAGTAAACCAAGCCGAAACAGTAGGAGTGCCAGTCGTTCAAGGTCACGAACAAGATCAAGGTCCCGTTCACCACGAAGGCA CTATAATAGAAGAAGTAGATCTGGGACTTACAGTTCCCGATCAAGGAGCAGATCCCATAGTCACAGCATGTCCCCTCGTCGACGTCACAATCATGTATCACCGCACATCAAATCAAAATCTCATCGCGGTGAGGAAACAAAAATTTCTATAAGGCATGGTCACAAGAGGAAGAAATCACATAGTAGATCCCATAGCCGTAGTAAGTCCAGGGAGCGTTGTGATCTTGTAAAGAAACGACGTCATGAAAAAGAGCATCATAGGGACAGACATGAGCGGTCGCATTCTTATGAAAGATCCCATAAAAGTAAACATCATAGCAGTAGTCACTCAGGACATAGTAGGCATCGTCGGTAA